tcaaatccttcaaatcTATACAAAAGCTTCCTGTAGGAGGCTACCTGTAGTGTTACACGGATAGGTACTTTCCCTGTAAATGCCAATGGGGCAGGGGCTCAAGGCAAGGTAGATATTGCTAATTATGATCCCACCCCATTAAAATAATCAGAGCAGGGTGATCAATTGCTATCTTTAATGTTACACTTTCTTTTAGTCAATTTGAAGACAGAAAGGAATGAAATTGAACAATACTTGAGAAATTGCCAATTCCCCTTTCTAATGTAGTCAGTATATCTTAttctacacacacacacacacacatatatatatatgtatcatCACATCTAGCTTTTAAAGATTTCTTTATCTATCCATTCCATGTGATGATCAGGGTCTATCTTTTTTAAAACTCTCTTTTCTGACTTTGCTATTTTATATCATTGGTATAGACATAGTCTGTAATGTAGACAAACTTCATGTTATGGACAACCCTTTTTATTCAAACATGAATTTGAAAGTTTTTCATTATAACAATGATGAATATAAACAAAGTTTTGTTGAGAAAAATGGAGTATCTAAGAAGATAATTTTGACAATATGTGGAGCCTGTGGGCAAACGTTATGTGGTGTAGGCTGCACAGGGAGTGGGAAAGCAGAAGGCAACCATGTCAGTAAGTTAAAATTCTAGAATTGGTGGGCAACAAAGTTATGTCTTGTTGGTTTCTCTATAAACAAAAAGTAGTGGTAATTTTTGTTTTCTGATTTTGTTGCTGAGTCTGTTAAAGGTTTCTTTACGCCTTCCTTTATTCCTGCATTCTGAGATATtccagaaaacatgaaaaccttGTAGTTACTAGCTTTATTTCAAGAATCCATAAAAATCCTCTTTGGTCTTGCAATGCTCACTATTTTTGTTCTGATTTTTTGAAATTCATCATATGGAGATCTTATTGGGCAGGGAAAAATATGGCTGCACCATCAAAACCAACAAGAATAGGCCTTGCAGGTCTGGCTGTCATGGGCCAGAATCTGGCCCTCAATATTGCAGAGAAAGGCTTCCCTATTTCTGTTTATAATCGAACCACCTCCAAAGTAGATGAGACTGTTGAAAGAGCCAAAAAAGAGGGTGATCTTCCTTTATATGGCTTCCATGACCCTGAATCTTTTGTTCAGTCAATCCAAAAGCCTCGGGTGATACTTATGCTTGTTAAGGCTGGGGCACCTGTTGACCAGACCATAAAGACCCTCTCTGCCTACATGGAGAAAGGTGATTGTATCATTGATGGTGGGAATGAGTGGTATGAGAATACTGAGAGGAGAGAAAAGGCCATGGCTGAAATGGGCTTGCTCTATCTCGGAATGGGAGTTTCAGGTGGTGAAGAGGGTGCCCGGAATGGACCCTCTTTGATGCCTGGAGGTTCCTTTGAGGCCTACAAGTACGTTGAAGACATTCTTCTTAAAGTGGCAGCTCAAGTTTCTGATAGTGGTCCCTGTGTGACATATGTTGGCAAAGGTGGTTCTGGTAATTTTGTCAAGATGGTGCATAATGGAATTGAATATGGTGATATGCAGCTGATTGCAGAGGCTTATGATGTACTAAAATCAGTTGGAAAGTTGTCTAATGAGGAACTGCAAAATGTTTTCTCAGAATGGAACAAGGGTGAGCTTCTGAGCTTCTTGATTGAGATCACTGCAGATATATTTGGAATTAAAGATGACAAGGGGGATGGATATTTAGTTGACAAGGTTTTGGACAAAACTGGTATGAAGGGTACAGGTAAATGGACTGTACAGCAAGCTGCTGAGCTCTCAGTTGCAGCTCCCACAATTGCATCTTCTTTGGATGCGAGATTCCTCAGTGGTTTGAAGGAGGAGCGAGTTGAAGCTGCTAAAGTCTTTAAAGCAGGTGGCTTCGGAGATGTTTTGACTGATCAAGCGGTGGACAAGCAGAagttgattgatgatgtgaggCAAGCTCTCTATGCTTCCAAGATTTGTAGTTATGCACAAGGGATGAATCTTATCCGTGCAAAGAGTACTGAGAAAGGATGGGACTTGAAGTTGGGAGAACTGGCTAGGATCTGGAAAGGAGGCTGCATCATACGAGCTGTATTTTTAGACAGAATCAAGAAGGCCTATGATAGGAACCTTGatctggctaaccttcttgtCGATCCAGAGTTTGCAAAGGAAATCATTGAGCGACAATCTGCATGGCGGAGGGTTATATGTCTTGCTATCAATTCTGGTATTAGCACTCCTGGCATGTCTTCTAGTCTTGCTTATTTCGACACTTACCGAAGGGAAAGGTTGCCAGCTAATTTGGTCCAAGCTCAGCGAGATTATTTTGGTGCACATACATatgaaagggttgatattgaaGGATCTTTCCATACTGAATGGTTCAAGATTGCCAGACAGTTGAATTAATGTGTCCTTTCTTGGTATCTAGCTTAATCAAAGCAGTTGATTAGCACAATAATTTCTGCTCTGGACTTTATGCTGGGTAGAAGTTGGATCATATGTGGTCCAACTCTATCTCAATTAAATTCATTGAATCCAATTTCTAATTGGACTTTGTCCTTCCTTTTATGTTGTCTTATGATTTGGCAATTCTGCTTCTTTTACTTTGAGATGAGATTTGCAATGGTGAAGTAGGCACTTTTTATCGACATTCACATATTGCTGTGAAAATGTTTGAGCCAGAAATTTTCTGAGCTATACCCCCCCTCTCTCTTCCCCCAACTCCCCTTTTCTCCCTCTTCCTTTTTTGCTCCCTGCACAAGCTTAGAACGAGGTTTGTGAGGTGGAGGGTTTTATGCAGTTTGGCTCCCATTCTGAATGTGAAAATCATGGTTTATAGAACTCTTTTGCTATCACATGCTTTAAATTCTTTTAGCTGTTTTATAACATGTGCTCGGCCCTCGTGTAAAACCAGAGCAGGGCAGTATTTAATGCTGAATTGGGATTAGCAATTTGTCAGGATCATCAAGGCTCAAGCCTAAACTGACATCCAGTTTAAACATATTTAGTTTGCTCTTACACCGGTTCATGCTATGGTACTTGTATGCAAAGAGATAAGAGAATGTTATCTGTTCAGTAGAAAGATGGAAGGACAAATATCATGCTCCTCCCATCTTGTAGTTAATGTTCTGTTCCAGTTTTATCTGTTATAATCTGGATATCAGCATTTGTAATGCAAAGAGATACGTTTTAGCACTAAAAGAAATCCTAAACTGCATGTAAAGTTTCTTAAACTTGATTGAAGT
The Manihot esculenta cultivar AM560-2 chromosome 1, M.esculenta_v8, whole genome shotgun sequence genome window above contains:
- the LOC110630843 gene encoding 6-phosphogluconate dehydrogenase, decarboxylating 2, with the translated sequence MAAPSKPTRIGLAGLAVMGQNLALNIAEKGFPISVYNRTTSKVDETVERAKKEGDLPLYGFHDPESFVQSIQKPRVILMLVKAGAPVDQTIKTLSAYMEKGDCIIDGGNEWYENTERREKAMAEMGLLYLGMGVSGGEEGARNGPSLMPGGSFEAYKYVEDILLKVAAQVSDSGPCVTYVGKGGSGNFVKMVHNGIEYGDMQLIAEAYDVLKSVGKLSNEELQNVFSEWNKGELLSFLIEITADIFGIKDDKGDGYLVDKVLDKTGMKGTGKWTVQQAAELSVAAPTIASSLDARFLSGLKEERVEAAKVFKAGGFGDVLTDQAVDKQKLIDDVRQALYASKICSYAQGMNLIRAKSTEKGWDLKLGELARIWKGGCIIRAVFLDRIKKAYDRNLDLANLLVDPEFAKEIIERQSAWRRVICLAINSGISTPGMSSSLAYFDTYRRERLPANLVQAQRDYFGAHTYERVDIEGSFHTEWFKIARQLN